A single genomic interval of Stieleria maiorica harbors:
- a CDS encoding ExbD/TolR family protein produces the protein MAKRNRSNDDVTINLTPMIDVVFLLVIFFMVGSKFSESESRIDVSVPSVGPMQAISRVPDERVVELTAEGNVLLDGQAVTNEQLADVLATQFAQYPDLKVVVRADSAGSLQGFAETIHTVRRSGVAQIGIAVKVDSGGSGGMLR, from the coding sequence ATGGCCAAACGCAATCGATCCAACGACGACGTGACGATCAACTTGACGCCGATGATCGACGTCGTGTTCTTGCTGGTCATCTTCTTCATGGTCGGCAGCAAATTCAGCGAATCGGAAAGCCGCATCGACGTCTCGGTCCCTTCGGTCGGGCCGATGCAAGCGATCTCGCGCGTCCCCGATGAACGTGTGGTCGAGTTGACCGCCGAAGGAAATGTGTTGCTGGACGGACAGGCCGTCACCAACGAGCAGCTCGCCGATGTCCTGGCGACCCAATTCGCCCAGTACCCGGATCTGAAGGTGGTCGTACGCGCCGACAGCGCGGGTTCACTGCAAGGCTTCGCGGAGACGATTCACACGGTCCGCCGCTCGGGTGTGGCTCAAATCGGGATCGCCGTCAAAGTGGATTCGGGCGGAAGCGGAGGGATGCTTCGTTGA
- a CDS encoding TIGR03009 domain-containing protein: protein MTPRMVPLAMGKTYQHNRKDDDGIGFRDHRPTFRWFGAAIIGCLISAPVTLGQPAGAQQAAGGGAQAAAPAQHPFPPLTPQQQAQLDQVLKAWETQSQGTNTLECKFERWHFDLMAAPAGVHAHKAEGEIKYANPDKGLFRVDSMMFYKGMQNGKPQYGPNPNKFGEYWVCNGVELIEYDRGEKKCNVQTLPPNMQGQQIFNSPLPFVFNLDAQKIKQRYWVTLKPSPKPNTFLIQAWPKLQEDRAQYKMVQVVLSAAFEPEVLIMYAPNFHEKLAPQWDHYEFKDVKRNAIGAGLQQFMGNFIPKKPPSNWEITRQNFMPPQIAQGQPGAPAAPQR from the coding sequence ATGACTCCAAGGATGGTGCCGCTGGCCATGGGAAAGACGTACCAACACAACAGGAAGGACGACGACGGGATCGGTTTTCGCGACCATCGCCCCACATTTCGATGGTTTGGTGCGGCGATCATCGGCTGCCTGATCAGCGCGCCGGTCACCCTCGGGCAACCGGCCGGAGCCCAGCAGGCCGCCGGCGGTGGAGCCCAAGCGGCCGCGCCGGCGCAACACCCCTTCCCTCCGCTGACCCCGCAACAACAAGCACAACTGGACCAAGTACTGAAGGCGTGGGAAACGCAGAGCCAAGGCACCAACACCCTGGAATGCAAGTTCGAACGCTGGCACTTTGATCTGATGGCGGCTCCCGCGGGGGTCCACGCGCACAAGGCCGAGGGTGAAATCAAGTACGCGAACCCTGACAAGGGCCTGTTCCGCGTTGACAGCATGATGTTTTACAAGGGCATGCAAAACGGAAAGCCCCAATACGGCCCGAACCCCAACAAGTTCGGTGAGTATTGGGTCTGCAACGGCGTGGAGTTGATCGAATATGATCGCGGTGAAAAGAAATGCAATGTGCAGACACTGCCACCGAACATGCAGGGCCAACAGATCTTCAACAGCCCGTTGCCGTTCGTCTTCAACTTGGACGCGCAAAAGATCAAGCAGCGTTACTGGGTGACGCTGAAACCATCACCAAAACCCAACACGTTTCTGATCCAGGCGTGGCCCAAGCTGCAAGAAGACCGCGCCCAGTACAAGATGGTGCAAGTCGTCTTGAGTGCGGCCTTTGAGCCCGAGGTGTTGATCATGTACGCACCAAACTTTCATGAGAAGTTGGCGCCACAGTGGGACCACTATGAGTTCAAAGACGTCAAGCGAAACGCGATCGGCGCGGGGCTGCAGCAGTTCATGGGGAACTTCATTCCCAAGAAGCCGCCGTCCAACTGGGAGATTACGCGGCAGAACTTCATGCCCCCTCAAATCGCCCAAGGCCAACCGGGCGCCCCTGCAGCGCCGCAGCGCTAG
- the tnpA gene encoding IS200/IS605 family transposase, whose amino-acid sequence MSHHQLLYHIVFSVKERRRYLSDKIRDDVFSYMSGVAKNLGGNALNINGFYDHAHLLARIPTKVCVADFVGRVKSNTSKHINDNKWCTRKFQWQDGYGAFTVSSSMRQAVFDYIDKQMQHHARRNFEDEYLSMLKNHGIEYDPRYVFD is encoded by the coding sequence ATGAGCCATCACCAACTGCTCTATCACATCGTTTTCAGCGTGAAGGAACGGCGCCGGTATCTCAGCGACAAGATTCGAGACGACGTGTTTTCTTACATGTCTGGTGTTGCCAAGAACCTCGGCGGGAACGCATTGAATATCAATGGCTTCTATGATCACGCGCACCTGCTCGCTCGGATTCCAACAAAAGTCTGTGTCGCGGACTTTGTCGGTCGCGTTAAGTCCAACACAAGCAAACATATCAACGACAACAAGTGGTGCACGAGGAAATTTCAGTGGCAAGACGGCTATGGAGCATTCACCGTCAGCTCATCGATGCGACAGGCTGTTTTTGACTACATCGACAAACAAATGCAACACCATGCAAGGCGTAACTTCGAAGACGAATACCTCTCCATGCTGAAGAATCATGGCATTGAATATGACCCACGCTATGTCTTTGACTGA
- a CDS encoding IS4 family transposase — protein MVSQWVIDELETVDLGDKRRNERLAEVLSAMAGLPSKSIPAAVGAGHNETTAAYRLFDNDAICFEDILAPHIDACYKRLAEQEVVILAHDTTELDLTKPNTQVEGAGPLDGSSRYGELLHPLMAFTPTGTPLGTVAAELWTREEGPSKADDRKKVPIEEKESLRWLENHREAQLIASEHPETQVVCVADSEADIFEVIECNSDSPKNFWWIIRSCYDRSIVDQHGRPSGNLHEKLAASKVRYTKAITIRSHQPKLACDKRARNQPREARQCELEVRATTLTLKNPYRPDRHLRPTKVNAIWAHEIDPPEGDTPISWLLLTNMPISNKEEIELVLSYYCIRWLIEVFFRTLKSGTRIEAKRFEKIERFERCLAVSMILAWRTFYSVRIGRECPDVSCEAVFVADEWQPVYKIVTGEDPPKKPPTLKEIVRMIARLGGYIDRPRHDEPGTDTVMRGMERLYDISSCWRSFGPNATRSGE, from the coding sequence ATGGTGAGCCAATGGGTGATTGACGAATTAGAAACGGTGGATCTTGGCGACAAGAGACGAAATGAACGACTTGCCGAAGTGCTCTCCGCCATGGCTGGTTTGCCGAGCAAGAGCATTCCTGCTGCAGTCGGCGCAGGACACAACGAAACAACGGCAGCCTACCGACTTTTTGATAACGATGCGATCTGCTTTGAGGACATTTTAGCGCCCCATATAGATGCCTGCTATAAGCGTCTTGCTGAGCAAGAAGTTGTCATCTTGGCTCACGATACGACGGAACTGGATTTGACGAAACCTAACACGCAAGTAGAAGGGGCCGGTCCGCTAGATGGCAGTTCACGCTACGGCGAGTTGCTTCACCCGCTGATGGCGTTCACTCCCACCGGCACGCCCTTAGGAACCGTTGCAGCGGAACTTTGGACTCGCGAGGAAGGTCCGTCAAAAGCCGATGATCGAAAGAAAGTGCCGATTGAAGAGAAGGAGTCTCTGCGATGGCTTGAAAACCACCGCGAAGCACAGTTAATCGCTAGCGAGCACCCCGAAACGCAAGTTGTCTGCGTGGCTGACAGCGAAGCGGACATCTTTGAAGTCATCGAGTGTAATTCCGATTCTCCAAAGAACTTTTGGTGGATTATTCGCAGTTGCTATGACCGTTCGATCGTTGATCAGCACGGTCGGCCATCAGGAAATCTGCATGAAAAACTCGCCGCGAGCAAAGTACGCTACACCAAAGCGATAACGATTCGTTCGCACCAACCCAAGTTAGCCTGTGACAAACGAGCACGCAATCAACCGCGAGAGGCACGCCAATGCGAACTCGAGGTGCGTGCAACGACGCTGACACTGAAGAACCCCTATCGGCCCGATCGACACCTACGGCCCACGAAAGTCAACGCGATTTGGGCTCACGAGATCGATCCGCCTGAAGGGGATACGCCTATCAGTTGGCTGTTGCTGACCAATATGCCGATTTCGAACAAGGAAGAGATTGAGCTGGTGTTGTCTTACTACTGCATTCGCTGGTTGATCGAAGTATTCTTCCGAACTCTCAAATCAGGCACTCGCATCGAAGCAAAGCGGTTTGAAAAGATCGAACGATTCGAGCGTTGTCTCGCTGTTTCGATGATCTTGGCGTGGCGAACGTTCTACAGCGTGCGGATCGGTCGCGAATGTCCAGACGTCAGCTGTGAAGCAGTATTCGTAGCCGACGAATGGCAGCCGGTATACAAGATCGTCACCGGGGAAGATCCGCCAAAGAAACCACCGACGTTGAAGGAGATCGTCCGCATGATCGCTCGGCTTGGCGGCTACATCGACCGACCACGACATGACGAGCCTGGCACCGATACGGTCATGCGCGGCATGGAACGACTCTACGACATCAGTAGTTGTTGGCGAAGCTTTGGTCCAAATGCAACCAGATCAGGGGAATGA
- a CDS encoding MotA/TolQ/ExbB proton channel family protein has translation MTDSASRQRSPRKQRSTVQLRPPRQPRRLAGLISHVLPVAVLAIGVLWWMSTISTAQAQVAQPQFSAGQIPASQYGGQFQNGRYGNQPQYSATPGQPAFRTAMQPGTGQGQASALQGGIPAVPATGPATEQIGAEGSAEDDAEAGWFQTPALIGKVMSGGWLMMPLAICSLVVLSLSFERLVALRRGRVIPRPFVQRFTECVEDGVLSYDEATELCKEFDCPVSEVFRAALRRWGRPMFEIEQAVLDAGDRVSDGLRKYLRVFHAISNVAPLIGLLGTVIGMIDAFEVISDQSSIGRPETLASGISMALMTTAGGLAVAIPAYLAYMYFSSKSDRYLGEIERLCQRVIDCISAEGLEENGGATRNKRRKAA, from the coding sequence ATGACAGATTCTGCAAGCCGCCAACGATCGCCCCGAAAGCAGCGTTCCACCGTTCAACTTCGCCCGCCACGACAACCGCGACGACTGGCCGGGTTGATTTCTCACGTGTTGCCCGTGGCCGTTTTGGCGATCGGCGTGTTGTGGTGGATGTCCACCATCAGTACCGCCCAAGCTCAGGTCGCCCAGCCGCAATTCTCGGCCGGCCAGATTCCGGCCAGCCAGTACGGCGGGCAATTTCAAAATGGCCGATATGGCAACCAACCCCAATACTCAGCGACACCGGGACAACCTGCGTTTCGCACCGCGATGCAACCGGGAACAGGCCAAGGTCAGGCGTCGGCGCTGCAGGGCGGCATCCCGGCCGTCCCCGCCACGGGGCCGGCGACGGAACAGATCGGGGCCGAGGGTAGCGCCGAGGACGACGCCGAAGCCGGCTGGTTTCAAACGCCCGCGTTGATCGGCAAGGTCATGTCGGGCGGATGGCTGATGATGCCGCTGGCGATCTGTTCGCTGGTCGTGTTGTCGCTGTCGTTTGAACGTCTGGTTGCACTTCGGCGTGGACGCGTGATCCCCCGCCCGTTCGTGCAGCGGTTCACCGAATGCGTTGAAGACGGCGTGCTCAGCTATGACGAAGCGACCGAATTGTGCAAAGAGTTTGACTGTCCGGTCAGCGAAGTCTTTCGAGCGGCACTGCGCCGTTGGGGACGCCCGATGTTCGAAATCGAACAAGCGGTGCTGGACGCGGGCGACCGCGTGTCCGATGGCTTGCGGAAATACCTACGCGTCTTTCACGCGATCAGCAACGTCGCGCCATTAATCGGGTTGCTGGGAACCGTGATCGGAATGATCGACGCCTTTGAAGTGATCAGTGACCAGAGTTCGATCGGACGCCCGGAGACCTTGGCCAGCGGAATCAGCATGGCATTGATGACCACCGCCGGCGGACTCGCCGTCGCCATCCCGGCCTACCTGGCTTACATGTATTTCAGCAGCAAATCGGATCGCTACCTGGGCGAGATCGAACGGCTGTGCCAACGCGTGATTGATTGCATTTCCGCCGAAGGACTCGAAGAAAACGGCGGAGCGACGCGAAACAAACGACGTAAAGCAGCCTGA
- a CDS encoding tetratricopeptide repeat protein: MVLYAPLATAAPAEPTLQQAREARDGGRYSEAAELLIQLDGQSDADLSVDFVLLARAAQGQLDSDQLDDLYLKAIQSLAEHAPTPESVNRRLLVRTSAASHFAAGKQDELVATTLLPAFDELNHGASPLPASHLQPLIQLAMRTAWQALTQQRPADAEALYRKLVDHFRQANGDTVDTDRALAMLGLGWATAMQPDRTAEAARRLKQFLDAYPTHPDAASAAGMRITCLQRGDDAGQVELAIADFLSRWPRSRRADELVLETLPSNPPDRTSPLWDILIHWVVRQGQPGQWSAELVGRALLFAGPSLPPPRFDELLKRLAAADETGQRVAVLLHDAVEEGNAGFAEQIAATLISGDLTQASKMARESACRWAGRTGRWSMLALAAESTDLEVEDERRTAHVDRLFAEALTQTGRSLRAARWWAYVVDHHAATDFATLLRCAESAVAHADVAQAVRRLDRVRVALEGAEADAAGIQTALVDLLAADLAVRQVDFATARSLYEKVVRSADATPALRGRAQWMIGETHLMQRQLTEAIENYRKVEGLDPGGPYVAASLVQAGKSFEQLGLTREAGDCYSALLGRFADSSYATEARRRMAVLPGVRRSSGKRSPSGRPPVGSPSDDASFDSPILRR; this comes from the coding sequence TTGGTTCTATACGCCCCCCTCGCTACCGCCGCCCCCGCCGAACCGACGCTCCAGCAGGCCCGCGAGGCGCGCGACGGCGGCAGGTATTCGGAGGCGGCCGAACTGCTGATTCAGCTCGACGGTCAGTCGGATGCGGATCTGTCCGTCGATTTTGTGCTATTGGCACGCGCGGCCCAGGGACAGTTGGATTCCGATCAACTCGACGATCTTTATTTGAAAGCAATCCAATCGCTCGCGGAACACGCCCCGACGCCCGAATCGGTCAACCGGCGTCTGCTGGTTCGAACGTCGGCGGCCAGTCATTTCGCGGCCGGAAAACAGGACGAATTGGTGGCGACGACGCTGCTGCCTGCCTTCGACGAATTGAATCACGGCGCGTCCCCGCTGCCGGCGAGTCATCTGCAGCCGCTGATCCAGCTGGCGATGCGAACGGCCTGGCAGGCACTGACGCAGCAACGGCCGGCCGACGCCGAAGCGTTGTACCGCAAGCTGGTCGACCACTTTCGGCAAGCCAACGGCGATACGGTCGACACGGACCGGGCCTTGGCGATGCTGGGTCTGGGCTGGGCGACCGCGATGCAGCCCGACCGGACGGCCGAGGCGGCGAGACGTTTGAAACAGTTTCTCGACGCGTATCCCACGCATCCCGACGCAGCGAGCGCCGCAGGGATGCGAATCACGTGCCTGCAGCGGGGCGATGACGCCGGACAAGTCGAACTCGCGATCGCGGATTTTCTTTCGCGTTGGCCGCGGAGCCGTCGCGCCGATGAGCTGGTGTTGGAGACACTCCCCTCGAATCCACCCGACCGGACGTCGCCGCTGTGGGACATTCTCATTCACTGGGTGGTCCGGCAGGGTCAGCCGGGGCAATGGTCCGCCGAACTGGTCGGCCGGGCGTTACTCTTTGCCGGCCCCTCACTGCCGCCGCCACGATTCGATGAGCTTTTGAAACGACTGGCTGCGGCGGACGAAACGGGGCAGCGAGTGGCAGTCTTGTTGCACGACGCGGTCGAAGAGGGAAACGCGGGTTTTGCCGAACAGATCGCGGCGACGTTGATTTCCGGAGACCTCACGCAAGCGAGCAAGATGGCACGCGAGTCGGCGTGCCGCTGGGCTGGCAGAACCGGCCGCTGGTCGATGCTGGCGTTGGCTGCAGAATCGACGGACCTGGAAGTGGAGGACGAACGCAGAACGGCGCACGTCGACCGGCTGTTTGCCGAAGCGTTAACGCAAACCGGCCGATCCCTCAGGGCAGCCCGATGGTGGGCCTATGTCGTCGACCATCATGCCGCGACCGACTTCGCGACGCTGCTTCGCTGTGCCGAATCGGCGGTCGCGCACGCGGACGTCGCCCAAGCGGTGCGCCGACTGGACCGCGTCCGAGTCGCCTTGGAGGGAGCCGAAGCAGACGCTGCAGGAATTCAAACCGCGCTGGTGGATTTGTTGGCGGCCGATCTGGCGGTCCGGCAAGTCGACTTCGCAACCGCCCGATCGCTGTATGAAAAAGTCGTCCGCAGCGCAGACGCCACACCGGCTTTGCGTGGGCGTGCCCAGTGGATGATCGGAGAAACCCACTTGATGCAGCGCCAGTTGACCGAAGCGATCGAGAACTACCGCAAGGTCGAAGGGCTTGATCCCGGAGGCCCCTATGTTGCCGCGTCGCTGGTTCAAGCCGGCAAGTCGTTTGAGCAATTGGGGCTGACACGCGAGGCCGGAGATTGCTACTCAGCACTGCTGGGCCGTTTCGCCGACAGTTCGTACGCGACCGAAGCACGCCGCCGGATGGCCGTTTTGCCAGGGGTGCGTCGGTCATCGGGCAAACGATCACCAAGCGGCCGCCCCCCCGTCGGCTCCCCTTCCGACGATGCGTCTTTCGATTCCCCAATTTTGCGACGCTGA
- the smc gene encoding chromosome segregation protein SMC: MLKALELAGFKSFADRTRFDFPDGITVVVGPNGSGKSNIVDAMKWVLGSQSAKSLRGKEMSDVIFKGSQTRPAAGAAEATIVFDNADGNLPVDAPEVHVTRRVYRSGESEYLINKQSVRLKDVRDLIRGTGIGIDAYSLIEQGKVDRMLQANAKDRRAIFEEAAGISRFKAKKLEAERRLARVQSNLTRLSDIVEEVGTRLRSVRSQATKAERYRQASERLKELRTVVAWNDWTNLHEEVDKCDAELEVASEQLKKLQAEREELSTRRQAADLQLQKIADSAQGLEAERRESLGRIATLEGRKDADQSSVTDVRFSISQSLRRVRGLRSQAEKAAAELADASARVAASEQELESVRQRSAEVESQRDKIQAETDGIVQLRDTTQRNHLAALRKVAELESRRERIQSRLSEYGRLLVNLTKRVAEASEALQTAQSDDAEWAKRVESLKRTIESAVADVRAAEIKTNEHRRNLDRRSGETAALRTRLEGVRQRYLVLEDLQQRHEGVSGGVLGVLDQVSAPGHPLVDSVEGMVADLVTANTDIAPMIDAALGERSQYLVARSGDLADAICNGTVQADGRVGIIRSDLLPEPPKENRIQLEGLQGVIGRADRVIDCEPEQVKLISHLLSSTWLVEDLQTARTVKKFSGPGQRIVTRKGEVLESDGTMVVGPAASATGLVSRRSELNAAAEEIEHYTFKIFENDEAITELAKLVDTHASELGRLEIAHRNLVTELAAAEAERRHAGERLAATRATHDAIALEVQSTQAEQAQAKSDSEQLAQEIIDNRQIVEQLESEAAEIEETLSETQQALQSAIGAVMTVSVEVARAEQKHEALVATIEQQRRDQVQRESAVGEAQAAADAGYARLAELNQRIEQTLEELAALTVQSDRQEKELRELAASAEAVREASREITQASDEAIKGAAKASEEVHAITSRRDAAKLRLVSLAERIQEDYQIDLENDDPPEELAEIENRVAIDDEINRLRDQLQRTSNVNMEALAELEGLQERYDHLSGQYEDLSAAKDSLQRIIGRINADSRRLFLDTLEAIRQNFQKLYRKSFGGGHADLVLEESEDPLEAGVEIVATPPGKPSFSNSLLSGGEKALTAVALLMSIFQFRPSPFCVLDEVDAPFDEANIGRFVTVLNEFLDHSKFVVVTHSKKTMTAATTLYGVTMQESGVSKRVSIRFEDVSDNGEISEGEAA, from the coding sequence ATGCTCAAAGCTCTCGAACTCGCCGGCTTCAAAAGCTTTGCGGATCGTACGCGCTTTGATTTTCCCGACGGGATCACGGTGGTCGTCGGCCCCAACGGCAGTGGAAAGTCGAATATCGTCGACGCGATGAAGTGGGTGCTGGGGTCCCAAAGCGCTAAAAGTCTCCGCGGTAAGGAGATGTCGGATGTGATCTTCAAGGGGTCGCAGACCCGCCCGGCGGCGGGTGCAGCGGAGGCCACCATCGTGTTCGACAACGCCGACGGCAATCTGCCGGTCGACGCCCCGGAAGTCCATGTGACCCGCCGCGTGTACCGCAGCGGCGAAAGCGAGTACCTGATCAACAAGCAATCGGTGCGGCTGAAGGACGTCCGGGATCTGATCCGCGGCACGGGAATCGGCATCGACGCGTACAGTTTGATCGAGCAGGGCAAGGTCGATCGGATGTTGCAGGCCAACGCGAAGGATCGCCGCGCGATCTTCGAGGAGGCAGCGGGGATCAGCCGGTTCAAAGCAAAGAAGCTGGAGGCCGAGCGGCGGCTGGCTCGCGTCCAATCTAATCTGACCCGACTGAGCGATATCGTCGAGGAGGTCGGAACGCGATTGCGAAGCGTCCGCAGCCAAGCGACCAAAGCCGAACGCTATCGCCAGGCAAGCGAGCGACTGAAAGAGTTGCGGACCGTTGTGGCCTGGAACGACTGGACGAACTTGCACGAAGAGGTCGACAAGTGTGACGCCGAGTTGGAGGTCGCCAGCGAACAGTTAAAGAAGCTGCAAGCCGAGCGCGAGGAGCTCTCGACGCGTCGCCAGGCAGCTGATCTTCAGCTACAGAAGATCGCCGATTCCGCCCAGGGGCTCGAAGCCGAGCGGCGTGAATCGTTGGGGCGGATCGCGACGCTGGAAGGCCGCAAGGATGCCGATCAATCGTCGGTGACCGACGTGCGGTTTTCGATTTCCCAATCGTTGCGCCGAGTCCGTGGACTGCGATCCCAGGCCGAGAAGGCGGCAGCGGAGCTTGCCGATGCATCGGCCCGCGTGGCGGCCAGCGAGCAAGAGTTGGAATCGGTGCGTCAGCGGAGCGCGGAAGTTGAATCGCAGCGTGACAAGATCCAAGCGGAAACCGATGGAATCGTCCAGCTCCGCGACACGACTCAGCGGAACCATTTGGCGGCGTTGCGCAAAGTCGCCGAGTTGGAATCACGTCGCGAGCGGATTCAATCCCGGCTGTCGGAATACGGTCGCTTGTTGGTCAATCTGACCAAACGGGTCGCCGAAGCATCCGAGGCGCTGCAGACCGCCCAGTCGGACGACGCCGAGTGGGCCAAACGCGTCGAGTCGCTGAAGCGGACGATCGAATCGGCGGTGGCAGATGTTCGCGCGGCAGAAATCAAAACCAATGAACACCGCCGCAACCTGGACCGTCGCAGCGGCGAGACGGCGGCCTTGCGGACCCGCTTGGAAGGCGTGCGGCAGCGGTATTTGGTACTCGAGGATCTGCAGCAACGACACGAGGGTGTCTCCGGCGGCGTGCTGGGTGTGTTGGATCAGGTCTCGGCGCCTGGTCATCCGTTGGTCGATTCGGTCGAGGGCATGGTCGCGGATCTGGTGACCGCCAACACCGACATCGCCCCAATGATCGACGCCGCCCTCGGCGAGCGATCGCAGTATTTGGTCGCCCGGTCGGGTGACTTGGCCGACGCAATTTGTAACGGCACCGTCCAGGCCGACGGTCGCGTGGGGATCATTCGCAGCGACCTGTTGCCTGAACCGCCGAAAGAAAACCGCATCCAGCTGGAAGGGTTGCAGGGGGTGATCGGTCGCGCGGACCGCGTGATCGATTGCGAGCCCGAGCAGGTCAAGTTGATCAGTCACTTGCTTTCGTCGACTTGGTTGGTCGAGGACCTCCAGACCGCGCGAACGGTCAAAAAGTTCAGCGGCCCCGGGCAGCGGATCGTGACCCGCAAGGGCGAAGTTCTTGAAAGCGATGGCACGATGGTGGTCGGTCCGGCGGCATCGGCGACCGGACTGGTCAGTCGACGCAGCGAGCTGAACGCTGCGGCCGAAGAGATCGAACACTACACGTTCAAGATCTTTGAAAACGACGAGGCGATCACGGAACTGGCGAAGCTGGTCGACACGCACGCGAGCGAGCTTGGACGTTTGGAGATCGCACATCGCAACCTGGTCACCGAGCTGGCCGCGGCGGAAGCCGAACGGCGGCACGCGGGCGAGCGTCTGGCGGCGACCCGGGCGACGCATGACGCGATCGCGTTAGAAGTCCAGTCGACCCAAGCCGAACAAGCTCAGGCGAAGTCGGACTCGGAACAGCTGGCCCAAGAGATCATCGACAACCGACAAATCGTCGAGCAGTTAGAAAGCGAAGCCGCCGAAATCGAAGAAACGCTCTCGGAGACTCAACAGGCTCTGCAGTCTGCGATCGGTGCCGTGATGACCGTTTCCGTCGAAGTGGCCCGCGCCGAACAGAAGCACGAGGCGCTTGTTGCGACGATCGAGCAGCAGCGCCGTGACCAAGTGCAGCGCGAGTCGGCGGTCGGTGAAGCCCAGGCGGCTGCCGATGCCGGATACGCCCGCTTGGCCGAATTGAATCAGCGGATCGAGCAAACGCTGGAGGAACTGGCGGCGCTGACTGTCCAGAGTGATCGTCAGGAGAAGGAGCTTCGGGAGTTGGCCGCCAGTGCCGAAGCCGTTCGTGAAGCGAGTCGCGAGATCACGCAAGCCAGCGACGAAGCGATCAAGGGTGCGGCCAAGGCCAGCGAAGAAGTCCACGCGATCACCAGTCGCCGGGACGCCGCGAAGTTGCGTTTGGTCTCACTGGCCGAACGGATCCAAGAGGATTATCAGATCGACTTGGAAAACGACGATCCACCCGAAGAGCTCGCGGAAATCGAAAACCGCGTCGCAATCGACGACGAAATCAACCGGCTGCGCGATCAGTTGCAACGCACAAGCAACGTCAACATGGAAGCGCTCGCGGAATTAGAAGGGCTGCAAGAACGCTATGATCATTTGAGCGGGCAATACGAAGACCTGTCCGCGGCCAAGGACTCGCTGCAGCGGATCATCGGACGCATCAATGCCGACAGCCGCCGACTGTTCCTGGACACACTCGAAGCGATCCGCCAGAACTTTCAAAAGCTGTATCGAAAATCCTTCGGCGGCGGACACGCCGACTTGGTGTTGGAGGAGTCCGAAGATCCGCTCGAAGCCGGCGTCGAAATCGTCGCGACGCCTCCGGGCAAACCCAGCTTCAGCAACTCACTGCTGTCCGGTGGTGAAAAAGCGTTGACGGCGGTCGCTTTGTTGATGTCGATTTTCCAGTTCCGTCCCAGTCCGTTCTGTGTCTTGGACGAAGTCGATGCCCCGTTTGACGAAGCGAACATCGGTCGCTTCGTCACCGTGCTGAACGAATTCCTGGATCACAGTAAATTCGTCGTGGTCACCCACAGCAAGAAGACCATGACGGCGGCAACCACGCTGTACGGCGTCACGATGCAAGAGTCGGGCGTCAGCAAACGCGTCTCGATCCGATTCGAAGACGTCAGCGACAACGGCGAAATCAGCGAAGGGGAAGCGGCATAG